A window of the Salvelinus fontinalis isolate EN_2023a chromosome 26, ASM2944872v1, whole genome shotgun sequence genome harbors these coding sequences:
- the LOC129824358 gene encoding zinc finger protein 501-like has translation MSSLSYSPPAKEEVCWTEKEALVKEEDVTIQKQVEGEAVTVKEEEKDAFRVKEEEEDVTVKEKEEDAVFEVEDEVKEDEDVFGMKDEEGEITVTLEDDEEEKTGELFNTSKYRERSDYRGSSGEPQQHHDADEAEQSLSTSEHLKKHQQRPTGKISICCSDCGKDCKSLSELKIHQRVHTGEKPYCCSDCGKLFSRSNSLKVHLKIHTGEKSHRCSDCGKRCKDSSELKIHQRVHTGEKPHHCSDCGKSFSTSQTLKLHQRTHTGEKPFSCDQCGKSFTQSSCLKSHQKIHTGEKPYSCAQCGNCFVTSSNLISHQRTHTGEKSYSCDQCGKRFGTSQNLMIHQRTHTGEKPYSCAQCVKSFTTSSHLTVHQRRHTGEKPYSCDQCGKSFVSSGPLAKHQRTHTGNKPYSCGECGRSYTTSSNLIVHQRTHTGEQSFSCDQCDKRYYYKRSLTKHQKLHEEVVS, from the exons atgagttcactaagctactctcctcctgctaaagaagaggtctgctggacggagaaagaagctctggtgaaagaggaggatgttacaatacaaaaacaagtagaaggtgaggctgttactgtgaaagaagaagagaaagacgccttcagagtgaaagaggaggaggaggatgttacagtgaaagaaaagGAGGAAGATGCAGTTTTTGAAGTGGAGGATGAAGTGAAAGAAGATGAAGACGTTTTTGGAATGAAGGATGAAGAGGgcgagattactgtcacattagAGGATGACGAAGAAGAGAAGACTGGAGAACTGTttaacaccagtaaataca gagagagaagtgactatcgtggatcctctggagagcctcaacaacatcatgatgctgacgaggcagagcaGAGTCTGTCcacatcagaacacctcaagaaacaccagcagagacccacaggAAAGATATCTatctgctgctctgactgtgggaaagatTGCAAATCCTtatcagaacttaaaatacaccagcgagtacacacaggagagaaaccttactgctgctctgactgcggGAAACTTTTCTCAAGATCAAATTCACTGAAAGTACATCTGAAaattcacactggagagaaatctcatcgctgctctgactgtgggaaacgTTGCAAAGAttcatcagaacttaaaatacaccagcgagtacacacaggagagaagcctcacCACTGTTCAGATTGTGGGAAAAGCTTTTCAACATCACAGACTTTGAagctgcaccagagaacacacacaggagagaaaccttttagctgtgatcaatgtgggaagagttttactcagtcaagctGCCTGAAATCACACCAGAaaatacacactggagagaaaccttatagctgtgctcaatgtgggaatTGTTTTGTTACATCTAGCAACCTGATATCacaccaaagaacacacacaggagagaaatcttatagctgtgatcaatgtgggaagcgtTTTGGTACATCTCAAAATTTGatgatacaccagagaacacacacgggagagaagccttatagctgtgctcaatgtgtgaagagttttactacatctagccatctgactgtacaccagagaagacacacaggagagaaaccttatagctgtgatcaatgtgggaagagttttgtttcaTCTGGCCCTCTCGctaaacaccagagaacacacacaggaaataaaccttatagctgtggtgaatgtgggaggagttatactacatctagcaatctgatTGTGCAccaaaggacacacacaggagagcagtcttttagctgtgatcaatgtgacaagagatactaTTATAAAAGATCTCTGACTAAACATCAGAAATTACATGAagaagttgtttcatga